A genomic stretch from Photobacterium atrarenae includes:
- the cmk gene encoding (d)CMP kinase encodes MSTHAPVITVDGPSGAGKGTLCMLLAEKLGWKLLDSGAIYRVLALAAIHHGVDLESEDALVPLAAHLDVEFVAEGELVKVILEGEDVSGELRKEETGMAASKVAALPRVREALLRRQRAFSEAPGLVADGRDMGTVVFPGADVKIFLDASAEERAIRRMNQLQQKGLDVNFDSLLNEIQERDDRDRNRAVAPLRPAADALVLDSTEMSIEQVTAEALAYIETKLSVE; translated from the coding sequence ATGTCTACACATGCTCCAGTGATCACTGTTGATGGACCAAGCGGCGCCGGGAAGGGCACGCTCTGTATGCTGTTGGCAGAAAAGCTGGGCTGGAAGCTGCTGGACTCTGGTGCGATTTATCGCGTCCTGGCCCTGGCAGCCATTCATCATGGTGTTGATCTTGAATCAGAAGACGCACTGGTTCCACTGGCAGCGCACCTGGATGTTGAATTCGTTGCGGAAGGCGAATTGGTGAAAGTGATCCTCGAAGGCGAAGATGTCTCGGGTGAACTTCGCAAGGAAGAAACCGGGATGGCGGCTTCCAAAGTGGCAGCCTTACCTCGCGTGCGTGAAGCGCTGCTGCGTCGCCAGCGGGCATTCAGTGAAGCCCCTGGGCTGGTGGCTGATGGTCGCGATATGGGCACCGTGGTTTTTCCGGGCGCTGACGTGAAGATTTTTCTTGATGCCAGCGCGGAAGAGCGTGCAATTCGCCGCATGAATCAGTTGCAACAGAAAGGCTTAGATGTTAACTTTGATAGTCTTTTAAACGAAATTCAGGAACGCGATGATCGCGACCGCAATCGCGCGGTAGCGCCGCTGCGTCCCGCGGCTGATGCTTTGGTGCTAGACTCTACTGAGATGTCAATAGAGCAAGTCACTGCAGAGGCACTGGCCTATATTGAAACGAAATTATCAGTTGAGTAA